The nucleotide sequence TCTCGGATGTTGAATGATTCATGTTTATTGCCTCCTAGAGTAATCTCTTACCTATTGTAGACAAAATACGGTCTGAACGCCAAAGAAATTGAAACTGCAGAGCAGGTTGGGTACGATAGGAGTAAGAAAAGGAGTGATGATGATGACTTTATTAGAAGGATTGGAAGCGCCAAATTTTAAATTGAAAAACGAAGCAGGGGAAACGGTGGCATTAGAAGATTTTGCCGGAAAAAAATACGTGGTGCTTTATTTTTATCCGAAAGATATGACGCCTGGCTGCACGACGCAAGCTTGTGATTTCCGGGACGCCCAGGAAGATTTTTCGGAATTGAATGCGGTTATTCTGGGAGTCAGCGCAGATTCCGAGAAGCAGCATGTCAAGTTCATTGAAAAGCACGGCTTGCCGTTTTCTTTGTTGGTGGATGAAGACCATCAAGTATCAGAAGCATATGGGGTGTGGGTACAGAAAAAGATGTACGGCAAAGAATTCATGGGCATTGAACGTTCTACGTTTTTAATTGATCCAACCGGAACAATCGTCAAGGAATGGAGAAAAGTAAAAGTAGAGAACCATATCCAAGAAGTTCTTGAAACATTGAAATCGCTTACCAACCGTTAAGAGGGGAGACAGATGATGGAAGTTTTTTTCACGTTCATTCCAAAAGAGCATCAGCAGCAACAGCTGATTGCTGAATTTCCAGATGTAGAGTTTTATTTCGAGTATAAAGGGAAATCACGCTTGCCTACGGCAGATATCGTGGTTACATTTGGCGAAGATCTTTCAGATGAAGATATTCAGCAAGCGGAAAAGTTGAAATGGATCATGGTAGCCAGTGCTGGGGTTGAAAAGATGCCGCATGCGGCAATTTTAGAAAAGGGCATTGTGGTCTCCAATGTACGAGGAATCCACAAGACGCCGATGACAGAATCGGTGCTCGCCCATTTGCTGGCGTTGAAACGGTCACTGCCTTTTATCTATGAACAGCAGCGCAAAGAGGAATGGAGCCGAAAATCAGGTTCTACCGAATTGTCTGGATCAACTGCATTGATCATGGGACCAGGGGCCATCGGAGTGGAAATCGGGCGTTTGCTGCAGGCGTTCGGTGTCCATACCATTGGCTGTAACCGTTCAGGCAAATCTGCAGATGCTATGGAAGAAATGGTGGCGCTTGGCCAATTGATCGACGTATTGCCGAAAGTCGA is from Planococcus liqunii and encodes:
- the bcp gene encoding thioredoxin-dependent thiol peroxidase, with amino-acid sequence MTLLEGLEAPNFKLKNEAGETVALEDFAGKKYVVLYFYPKDMTPGCTTQACDFRDAQEDFSELNAVILGVSADSEKQHVKFIEKHGLPFSLLVDEDHQVSEAYGVWVQKKMYGKEFMGIERSTFLIDPTGTIVKEWRKVKVENHIQEVLETLKSLTNR
- a CDS encoding D-2-hydroxyacid dehydrogenase, giving the protein MEVFFTFIPKEHQQQQLIAEFPDVEFYFEYKGKSRLPTADIVVTFGEDLSDEDIQQAEKLKWIMVASAGVEKMPHAAILEKGIVVSNVRGIHKTPMTESVLAHLLALKRSLPFIYEQQRKEEWSRKSGSTELSGSTALIMGPGAIGVEIGRLLQAFGVHTIGCNRSGKSADAMEEMVALGQLIDVLPKVDSVISVLPSTKETKHMLKAEHFRAMKNEAIFMNFGRGDLVEEKVLIEALEKEEIAYAVLDVFEQEPLPKAHPFWSMPNVVVSPHVSSHSEKYVERALEVFVANLKKWIAEDPHPSNLVNMERGY